Proteins encoded together in one Bradyrhizobium sp. CB82 window:
- a CDS encoding LysR substrate-binding domain-containing protein, with translation MRRLLFLNGIKAFEAAARSGSFAGAGLELNVSAAAVSRMVHLLEERLGVALFERKANKLVLTQAGRAYQSGLTPIFDALASLTAQVTAPSSVRVLTIGIGHTFAMRWLIPRLSEFRSEEPDIEVRFTTGGATVPFGEDWSCGIKLGTGDWPGLIAEPLFAGDLTPVCVPRLAAGLKKPADLKGQNLIRVAHSPEDWPIWLKAANLTRISARGPEFQFYGQALQAAVDGLGIAMGIRPYIDDDLAAGRLVAPFDLSVPKGMRWYLVYRSFQTEQRDFAAFRRWIMRAAAEPAARPRKTGRLAARA, from the coding sequence TTGCGGCGGCTGCTCTTTCTCAATGGCATCAAGGCATTCGAGGCGGCGGCGCGGAGCGGCAGCTTTGCCGGCGCCGGCCTCGAACTGAACGTCTCGGCCGCCGCGGTCAGCCGCATGGTGCATCTGCTCGAGGAGCGCCTCGGCGTCGCACTGTTCGAGCGCAAGGCCAACAAGCTCGTGCTGACGCAAGCCGGCCGCGCCTATCAGAGCGGGCTGACGCCGATCTTCGACGCGCTGGCGAGTCTCACCGCGCAGGTGACGGCGCCCTCCAGCGTGCGCGTGCTCACGATCGGTATCGGCCACACCTTTGCGATGCGCTGGCTGATCCCGCGCCTCTCCGAATTTCGCAGCGAGGAACCCGATATCGAAGTACGCTTCACCACCGGCGGCGCCACGGTGCCGTTCGGCGAGGACTGGAGCTGCGGCATCAAGCTCGGCACCGGCGACTGGCCGGGGCTCATTGCCGAGCCGCTGTTTGCCGGCGACCTCACGCCGGTCTGCGTACCCCGCCTAGCCGCCGGGCTGAAGAAGCCGGCCGATCTCAAGGGCCAGAATCTGATCCGCGTCGCGCATTCACCCGAGGACTGGCCGATCTGGCTCAAGGCGGCAAACCTCACACGCATCAGCGCACGCGGGCCGGAGTTCCAGTTCTATGGCCAGGCCTTGCAGGCTGCCGTCGACGGCCTCGGCATCGCCATGGGGATCCGCCCCTATATCGACGACGATCTCGCCGCCGGCCGGCTGGTAGCGCCGTTCGATCTCTCGGTGCCCAAGGGCATGCGCTGGTATCTGGTGTATCGCAGCTTCCAGACCGAACAGCGCGATTTTGCCGCGTTCCGCCGCTGGATCATGCGCGCTGCTGCGGAACCCGCAGCGCGCCCGCGCAAGACCGGCCGCCTCGCCGCGCGCGCCTGA